In the Peromyscus maniculatus bairdii isolate BWxNUB_F1_BW_parent chromosome 20, HU_Pman_BW_mat_3.1, whole genome shotgun sequence genome, one interval contains:
- the Nptxr gene encoding neuronal pentraxin receptor — protein MREFERQLLKSAIERPEATCLPALCFGITVCSRGMLAAAAAAAAAAAARALGAHDEEILHWLGSYATYHSDLETNSDFGDEVLGVAPAPGLPARNGCGAGPRPAPGERVGRGRRARLLLLPPRGLRAAAAAAAATSPAPAPAPALPGPAPRPRRRSCRGPRAPPPSFTLKFLAVLLAAGMLAFLGAVICIIASVPLAASPARALPGGTDNASAASAAGAPGPQRSLSALHGAGGSAGPSALPGEPAASVFPPPTGPLLSRFLCTPLAAACPSGAEQGDAAGERAELLLLQSTAEQLRQTALQQEARIRADRDTIRELTGKLGRCESGLPRGLQDAGPRRDTMADGAWDSPALLLELEDAVRALRDRIERIEQELPARGNLSSAPAPAAPTALHSKMDELEGQLLSKVLALEKERAALSHGSHQQRQEVEKELNALQGRVAELEHGSSAYSPPDAFKVSIPIRNNYMYARVRKALPELYAFTVCMWLRSRSGGSGQGTPFSYSVPGQANEIVLLEAGPEPMELLINDKVAQLPLSLKDNTWHHICLAWTTRDGLWSAYQDGELRGSGENLAAWHPIKPHGILILGQEQDTLGGRFDATQAFVGDIAQFNLWDHVLTPVQVLGMANCTGPLMGNVLPWEDKLVETFGGAKKAAFDVCKGRAKA, from the exons CTCTGGGTGCCCATGATGAGGAGATCCTGCATTGGCTGGGTTCCTATGCTACTTACCACTCAGATCTGGAAACAAACTCTGACTTTGGAG ATGAAGTCCTGGGCGTGGCGCCCGCACCCGGGCTCCCGGCACGGAACGGGTGCGGGGCTGGGCCTCGGCCGGCCCCGGGGGAGCGAGTGGGGCGGGGCCGCCGCGCCCGCCTTCTCCTCCTCCCGCCGCGCGGGCTCagagcggcggcagcagcggccgCGGCGACATCTCCGGCTCCCGCTCCGGCTCCCGCGCTCCCGGGCCCCGCGCCCCGACCCCGCCGCCGCTCCTGCCGGGGGCCTCGCGCGCCCCCTCCGAGCTTCACGCTGAAGTTCCTGGCCGTGCTGCTGGCCGCGGGCATGCTGGCGTTTCTCGGTGCCGTCATCTGCATCATCGCCAGCGTGCCCCTGGCGGCCAGCCCCGCGCGCGCGCTGCCCGGCGGCACCGACAACGCCTCGGCCGCCTCGGCCGCCGGCGCCCCGGGCCCGCAACGCAGCCTGAGCGCCCTGCACGGCGCTGGCGGCTCGGCCGGGCCCTCGGCGTTGCCCGGGGAGCCGGCTGCCAGCGTCTTCCCGCCGCCGACCGGGCCCCTGCTCAGCCGCTTCCTCTGCACGCCGCTGGCCGCCGCCTGCCCGTCGGGGGCCGAGCAGGGGGACGCGGCGGGCGAGCGCgcggagctgctgctgctgcagagcaCGGCGGAGCAGCTGCGCCAGACGGCGCTGCAGCAGGAGGCGCGCATCCGCGCAGACCGGGACACCATCCGCGAGCTCACCGGCAAGCTGGGCCGCTGTGAGAGCGGCCTGCCGCGCGGCCTCCAGGACGCCGGGCCGCGCCGCGACACCATGGCCGACGGCGCCTGGGATTCACCCGCGctgctcctggagctggaggacGCGGTGCGCGCGCTGCGGGACCGCATCGAGCGCATCGAG CAGGAGCTCCCGGCCCGCGGGAACCTCTCCTCGGCACCAGCCCCAGCTGCGCCCACCGCCCTGCACTCCAAGATGGACGAGCTAGAAGGCCAGCTGCTCTCAAAGGTGCTGGCCCTGGAGAAGGAACGTGCTGCCCTCAGTCACGGCAGCCACCAGCAGCGACAGgaagtggagaaggagctgaatgCCCTGCAGGGTCGTGTGGCAGAGCTGGAACACG GGTCCTCGGCCTACAGTCCCCCAGATGCCTTCAAGGTCAGCATCCCCATCCGCAACAACTACATGTATGCCCGCGTTCGCAAGGCGCTGCCTGAACTCTACGCCTTCACCGTCTGCATGTGGCTGCGCTCCAGGTCGGGTGGCTCCGGCCAGGGCACCCCCTTCTCCTACTCAGTGCCCGGGCAGGCCAATGAGATCGTGCTGCTGGAGGCCGGCCCTGAGCCAATGGAACTGCTGATCAACGACAAG GTGGCCCAGCTGCCTCTGAGCCTGAAGGACAACACTTGGCACCATATCTGCCTTGCCTGGACGACCAGGGATGGGCTGTGGTCTGCCTACCAGGACGGTGAGCTGCGGGGCTCTGGTGAGAACCTGGCAGCCTGGCATCCCATCAAGCCACACGGCATCCTTATCCTGGGCCAAGAACAG GATACCCTGGGGGGCCGGTTTGATGCCACCCAGGCCTTCGTCGGTGACATTGCACAGTTCAACCTGTGGGACCATGTCCTGACCCCTGTCCAGGTCCTAGGCATGGCCAACTGCACTGGGCCACTGATGGGCAATGTCCTCCCCTGGGAAGATAAGCTGGTGGAGACCTTCGGAGGTGCCAAGAAGGCCGCTTTCGACGTCTGCAAGGGGAGGGCTAAGGCATGA